From one Peredibacter starrii genomic stretch:
- a CDS encoding toprim domain-containing protein, translating into MAVEEVKRRGAKVKEALIESKDQRWHCRNRVTLVFGSNDIEELDTYVYTTDSLEFKKVNFHQAKSKAIEEILDNCIDEFYRGHVTEIHCNLSPDGKVVTVQDNGIGFPLAKMKDVYTEFRTGSKFKDEEVDDKGFLYRTLGQNGLGASATCLTSDMFKATVRHYNSKKEQTYEFIDGALKIHKTKEKPFKGPSGVRVELTLAKEVYKNQVVDKELLRKRIIDLAYNNPGLTFYFNDEKYLYKKGLFELAQRIDGTTAQLIGDEKFVYETTNIKGAKVKAQYDVHVSVTFDKKSDDKERMISFVNSTPTYDGGFHHDRIKRLYINTIKDKLERTAKKDKLTLVDNDVLAGMTFVIGIVMPNPRFESQTKRKLVRDALLEKALETFMADGMTKFMRKNQELLDHIMERAKSRQRMMDLKDASKLAKKGKKQRVEKLLDANERKDRTKCALFICEGDSAIGGLRSARDKMYQGGIALKGKPMNVSQASIKEVLENQEFADIMSSIGLAIGQKAEAQELRFSKIVFLADSDVDGGHINTLLTNFFFTFWPEMFEKGMIQIAKAPLFEVVTDKGTIYCESTDELEKLKVRKDIKIKEIMRNKGLGEMSQEAFKHVLSRKDFTKISVKDMSASKSMLETCFGKESQLRKDLLIDSDEIDVDLTNVIAGNKAKKKSEARA; encoded by the coding sequence ATGGCCGTCGAAGAAGTGAAGCGCCGTGGCGCAAAGGTCAAGGAAGCTCTTATTGAGAGCAAAGACCAGCGTTGGCACTGCCGAAACCGTGTAACTCTAGTTTTCGGAAGTAATGACATTGAAGAGCTAGATACTTACGTTTATACAACCGATTCTCTCGAGTTTAAGAAAGTAAATTTCCATCAGGCCAAATCCAAGGCCATCGAAGAAATCCTTGATAACTGTATTGATGAGTTTTATCGCGGTCACGTGACTGAAATTCACTGTAACCTTTCACCGGATGGTAAGGTCGTTACAGTTCAGGATAACGGAATTGGGTTCCCGCTCGCTAAAATGAAGGACGTTTATACGGAATTCAGAACGGGTTCGAAATTTAAAGATGAAGAAGTGGATGATAAGGGTTTCCTTTACCGTACTCTTGGCCAAAACGGCCTGGGTGCTTCAGCTACATGTCTAACATCTGATATGTTCAAGGCCACTGTTCGTCACTATAACTCGAAAAAAGAACAAACTTACGAGTTCATTGATGGCGCTCTGAAAATTCATAAAACAAAAGAAAAGCCATTCAAAGGTCCATCTGGTGTAAGAGTTGAACTAACTCTTGCAAAAGAAGTTTATAAAAACCAAGTTGTAGATAAAGAGCTTCTTCGTAAGCGTATTATTGACCTTGCTTACAATAACCCGGGACTAACGTTCTATTTCAATGACGAGAAATACCTTTATAAGAAAGGTCTTTTCGAACTTGCTCAGCGTATTGATGGAACAACTGCTCAGCTCATTGGTGATGAGAAGTTTGTCTATGAAACAACCAACATCAAAGGTGCCAAAGTCAAGGCCCAGTATGATGTTCACGTTTCTGTGACTTTCGATAAGAAGTCAGATGATAAAGAAAGAATGATTTCTTTCGTTAACTCGACTCCGACATATGACGGTGGTTTCCACCACGATCGTATTAAGCGTCTTTATATCAATACCATTAAAGATAAACTTGAAAGAACGGCCAAGAAAGACAAGCTAACACTTGTAGATAACGATGTTCTTGCCGGTATGACTTTCGTGATCGGTATCGTCATGCCGAACCCACGTTTTGAGTCTCAGACTAAGCGTAAGCTTGTTCGTGATGCTCTTCTTGAGAAAGCACTTGAAACTTTCATGGCCGATGGCATGACTAAGTTCATGCGTAAGAACCAAGAGCTTCTTGATCATATCATGGAGAGAGCGAAATCTCGTCAACGTATGATGGATCTAAAAGATGCATCAAAACTTGCGAAGAAAGGTAAAAAGCAAAGAGTTGAAAAACTTCTTGATGCTAACGAAAGAAAAGACCGTACAAAATGTGCTCTATTCATCTGCGAAGGTGATTCGGCCATTGGTGGTCTACGTTCTGCTCGTGATAAAATGTATCAAGGTGGAATTGCGCTTAAAGGTAAGCCGATGAACGTTTCTCAAGCTTCGATTAAAGAAGTTCTTGAGAACCAGGAGTTCGCGGACATTATGAGTTCAATTGGTCTTGCGATTGGCCAGAAAGCAGAAGCTCAAGAGCTTCGTTTCTCTAAGATCGTCTTCCTTGCCGACTCAGACGTGGATGGTGGTCACATCAATACACTTCTAACGAACTTCTTCTTCACGTTCTGGCCTGAAATGTTTGAAAAGGGCATGATCCAGATCGCGAAAGCTCCACTTTTTGAGGTTGTGACAGATAAAGGAACAATTTACTGCGAATCAACTGATGAACTTGAGAAGCTTAAAGTTCGTAAAGACATTAAGATTAAAGAGATCATGCGTAACAAGGGTCTTGGTGAAATGAGCCAGGAAGCGTTTAAGCATGTACTTAGCCGGAAAGATTTCACAAAAATTTCTGTGAAAGATATGAGTGCTTCTAAATCAATGCTTGAAACTTGTTTCGGTAAAGAGTCTCAGCTTCGTAAAGACCTATTGATCGATTCAGATGAAATCGATGTTGATCTAACGAACGTGATTGCCGGTAATAAGGCCAAGAAAAAAAGTGAAGCGAGAGCGTAA
- a CDS encoding gluzincin family metallopeptidase gives MKFFLLGLLFVTSAFASNDLSHRPKSFLTSSGKAVFVDFTTADYTINYDITSRRAVATAMIKFFAPEAGMPIFDSYADPSFVVLNGQNVSSFSTKTPGRETTLRVVNQNVAVGNHTLSVTVPLTTLVDYVDGGVKSAFWASDLDDRRFLERYMPANFEFDQVKMTLTLNFLGAKTIQNVYTNGVVEEVKAGTYKINYPAHYTSSSIFFHTTPASSVVETRYSLKSIDGREIPVVIYVTKSASAATALDQMKAAATDVFQELERDYGAWPHPSLTIYNAGSGGMEYCGATMTSVSAVGHEMFHSYFARGVMPANGNTGWLDEALASWRDKGYQSISVLSGTSMMSNRLYYTRHTDYSAYSFGERFMSYMDNKLSSKGGLKPFMRHMVENRRFAPLFVEEFIQEMSQFYGVSLEDDFKKYTFGTKNKFDYNKSMQTVPHMHQKLSLEQLQELL, from the coding sequence ATGAAATTTTTCCTTCTAGGTCTTTTGTTTGTGACGTCTGCTTTTGCCAGCAATGATCTATCACACAGACCAAAATCATTTCTAACGAGCAGTGGAAAAGCTGTATTTGTAGATTTCACAACTGCCGACTACACCATCAATTACGACATTACTTCACGTCGTGCGGTTGCAACCGCCATGATTAAGTTCTTCGCCCCTGAAGCTGGTATGCCGATCTTTGACAGTTACGCAGATCCATCTTTCGTGGTTCTCAATGGCCAGAACGTTTCAAGCTTCTCAACAAAAACTCCCGGCCGCGAAACGACTCTCCGTGTAGTTAATCAAAACGTTGCCGTAGGTAACCATACGCTTTCTGTAACTGTTCCACTTACCACACTCGTTGATTACGTTGATGGTGGTGTGAAGAGTGCTTTCTGGGCCTCTGACCTTGATGACCGCCGCTTCCTTGAGCGCTACATGCCCGCAAACTTCGAGTTCGATCAAGTTAAAATGACACTTACTCTTAATTTCCTGGGCGCTAAAACAATTCAAAACGTCTACACCAACGGTGTGGTTGAAGAAGTTAAAGCTGGTACCTACAAAATCAATTATCCGGCCCATTACACTTCATCGAGTATTTTCTTTCATACAACTCCTGCATCAAGTGTAGTTGAAACTCGTTATTCACTTAAATCAATCGATGGCCGTGAAATCCCAGTTGTTATCTACGTTACTAAATCTGCTTCTGCAGCAACTGCTCTTGATCAAATGAAAGCGGCAGCTACTGACGTTTTCCAAGAGCTTGAGCGCGACTACGGCGCTTGGCCTCACCCATCACTTACAATCTACAACGCCGGCTCAGGCGGCATGGAGTACTGTGGTGCTACCATGACTTCAGTAAGCGCAGTTGGGCATGAGATGTTTCACTCATACTTCGCCCGTGGTGTAATGCCGGCCAATGGTAACACAGGTTGGTTAGATGAGGCCTTGGCCTCTTGGAGAGACAAAGGTTACCAATCCATTTCTGTTCTTTCAGGCACAAGCATGATGTCGAACAGACTTTATTACACTCGCCATACTGATTACTCAGCTTACTCATTTGGTGAGCGTTTCATGAGCTATATGGACAACAAACTTTCTTCGAAGGGCGGCCTTAAACCTTTCATGCGCCATATGGTTGAGAATCGTCGATTTGCTCCATTATTCGTTGAAGAGTTCATTCAAGAAATGAGTCAGTTCTATGGCGTATCTCTTGAAGACGATTTCAAGAAATACACTTTCGGAACAAAAAATAAATTCGACTACAATAAGAGCATGCAGACTGTTCCTCACATGCACCAAAAACTTTCTCTCGAACAACTTCAAGAACTTCTCTAA
- the argS gene encoding arginine--tRNA ligase has product MFTYHDQFRKELAIAIAPIIEKTFSIIFPWEKAYGLFGATPSKEAGDLAFPLFQIAKEAKTNPAQAAKSLEAAFTELPKFITEKKAMGPYLNFFFNFDAIASKIIPSILSGDMFKQKLTENTPKTMIEYSQPNTHKEMHVGHMRNLCLGDALIRLHRYSGFDIVASTFPGDVGTHVAKCLWYLKFHYKGEIPKTKKGAWLGTLYTAGHNKLEDERGTEKEASNREQLTAILKQLEQKSGEYYDLWKETREWSIELMNEVYTWANVKFDVWYWESEVDSASVKLAREYQQKGLFVEDQGAVGVNLEDYKLGFCMLLKSDGNGLYATKDIELARRKFQDYHIEKNIYVVDKRQEHHFKQVFKVLELMGFENAKKCFHLQYDFVELPDGAMSSRKGNIVPLQALIENMVKMIKEQYLNRYVNEWSPEQIESTAQIVAKGAIKYGMTRIDPGKKIVFDMQEWLKLDGESGPYIQYAYARINSMVNKLGAPTSNEIHATAPQEKDLVAQLMNFHQVVEQATLQYKPSALTGYLYDLSRAYNSFYAECPVGSAPEPVRSSRLMLSKATALTLKQGLALLGIEAPEKM; this is encoded by the coding sequence GTGTTCACATATCACGATCAGTTTCGCAAAGAACTTGCGATTGCTATTGCCCCCATCATCGAAAAAACTTTTTCAATCATTTTCCCTTGGGAAAAGGCCTATGGATTATTTGGTGCTACACCATCTAAGGAAGCTGGTGATCTAGCGTTTCCACTTTTCCAAATTGCCAAAGAAGCAAAAACGAATCCGGCCCAGGCCGCAAAATCTTTAGAAGCTGCTTTCACTGAGCTTCCAAAATTCATCACCGAGAAGAAGGCCATGGGGCCTTACCTCAATTTCTTTTTTAATTTTGACGCAATCGCCTCAAAGATTATTCCATCAATTCTAAGCGGAGACATGTTTAAGCAGAAGCTTACAGAAAATACGCCGAAGACAATGATTGAATACTCACAACCAAACACCCACAAAGAAATGCACGTGGGCCATATGAGAAACCTTTGTCTTGGTGACGCTCTTATTCGACTTCACCGCTACTCTGGTTTTGATATCGTTGCTTCGACTTTCCCGGGCGACGTGGGTACTCACGTTGCTAAATGTCTTTGGTATTTGAAGTTTCACTATAAAGGTGAAATTCCTAAAACAAAGAAAGGTGCCTGGCTTGGAACTCTCTATACGGCCGGCCACAATAAACTTGAGGACGAGCGCGGAACTGAGAAAGAGGCCTCAAACCGTGAGCAACTAACTGCCATCCTAAAACAACTAGAACAGAAATCTGGTGAGTATTACGACCTATGGAAAGAAACTCGTGAGTGGTCAATTGAACTCATGAACGAAGTTTATACCTGGGCCAATGTAAAATTTGATGTCTGGTACTGGGAATCGGAAGTTGATTCAGCTTCAGTGAAACTTGCCCGTGAGTATCAGCAGAAAGGTCTTTTTGTTGAAGATCAAGGTGCAGTTGGTGTGAACCTTGAAGACTATAAGCTTGGTTTCTGCATGCTTTTGAAGTCTGATGGTAACGGCCTTTACGCTACAAAAGATATCGAGCTAGCAAGACGTAAGTTTCAGGACTACCATATTGAGAAAAACATCTACGTGGTAGATAAACGGCAAGAACATCACTTTAAGCAAGTTTTCAAAGTGCTTGAGCTCATGGGCTTTGAAAATGCTAAGAAGTGTTTCCACCTTCAATATGACTTCGTGGAACTACCAGACGGGGCCATGAGTTCTCGTAAGGGTAACATCGTTCCTCTACAGGCCCTGATTGAAAACATGGTGAAGATGATTAAGGAGCAATACCTGAATCGTTACGTTAATGAGTGGTCGCCTGAACAAATTGAATCAACAGCTCAAATTGTTGCAAAAGGTGCCATCAAATACGGTATGACCCGCATTGATCCAGGAAAGAAAATCGTTTTTGATATGCAAGAATGGTTGAAGCTTGATGGGGAATCTGGTCCCTATATCCAGTATGCCTACGCCCGTATTAATTCAATGGTGAATAAACTTGGCGCTCCAACCTCGAATGAAATTCATGCAACTGCCCCTCAAGAAAAAGATTTAGTGGCGCAACTTATGAATTTTCATCAGGTCGTGGAACAAGCAACTCTTCAGTATAAGCCTTCGGCATTGACTGGCTATTTATACGACCTATCTCGGGCCTATAATAGTTTCTATGCTGAATGTCCGGTGGGTTCGGCCCCTGAACCAGTGCGCTCATCACGCCTGATGCTTTCAAAGGCCACTGCCCTTACTTTGAAACAAGGTTTAGCGCTTCTAGGAATTGAGGCCCCAGAGAAAATGTAA
- a CDS encoding sensor histidine kinase, producing MDQRQKQINNLLWKEVAAKSTPAAITFIVIAILVSWYHFNLTIYASIIEGACLVVIFSNILRYYVSKQIGTHDIATESQRNQLRISIWLNSVGWGLIFSLSTYELNMAGYQFAILITVMMGFLASSLITLAYDKTLFIPFQLLILVPMILVTLYQYEVRGTQDAKWVAMAMAFFIVYQLKQYRDYRALLIQRFTTQLELADSYDELKDQTAKLIHASKISALGDMAGGLAHEVNNSLMVILGSSQQVERDLKKKEVMTPELQSKMDLTSQAIFKIKNVIEGLKYFSLQMETAPKEVVPLKDVIDRTLNYCHELLMAHNVDFQVHDVPDVKILCNPFQITQILFALTKNADDALVTCKTTKWIHYEFEILKGFILIKVKNCGNTVSPENQTKLFQPFFSTKDVNQGSGLSLSISKGMAMDHKGDLYFEMDEYSTSFVLKLPITQ from the coding sequence ATGGATCAGAGGCAGAAGCAAATTAACAATCTGTTATGGAAAGAAGTGGCGGCCAAAAGTACCCCTGCGGCCATTACTTTTATTGTCATTGCGATCCTGGTTTCCTGGTATCACTTCAATCTGACGATTTACGCCAGTATCATTGAAGGGGCCTGCCTCGTCGTTATTTTCTCAAACATCCTGAGATACTACGTTTCAAAACAAATCGGCACTCATGATATTGCGACCGAATCACAGCGTAATCAGCTTCGAATTAGTATTTGGCTCAACTCAGTTGGTTGGGGATTGATTTTTTCACTTTCTACTTACGAACTTAATATGGCCGGGTACCAATTCGCCATTCTCATTACAGTGATGATGGGGTTTCTTGCTTCCTCTCTCATTACTCTGGCCTACGACAAGACTCTCTTTATTCCTTTTCAGTTATTGATTTTGGTTCCTATGATTCTTGTTACTTTGTACCAATATGAGGTAAGAGGAACCCAAGACGCGAAATGGGTCGCCATGGCCATGGCCTTTTTCATCGTCTACCAGTTAAAGCAGTACCGGGATTATCGGGCCCTGCTGATTCAACGTTTTACCACTCAATTAGAGCTCGCAGACTCTTATGATGAATTAAAAGATCAGACTGCTAAACTCATTCATGCCTCGAAAATTTCGGCCCTGGGGGACATGGCCGGAGGTCTTGCCCATGAAGTAAATAATTCTCTCATGGTCATTCTGGGTTCATCTCAGCAGGTTGAAAGAGACCTCAAGAAAAAAGAAGTAATGACGCCTGAACTTCAATCAAAGATGGATCTGACTTCTCAGGCGATCTTTAAAATTAAAAATGTGATTGAGGGCCTTAAGTACTTCTCGCTTCAGATGGAAACCGCCCCAAAAGAAGTTGTTCCCCTAAAAGACGTGATCGATAGAACTCTTAATTACTGCCACGAACTTTTAATGGCCCACAATGTGGACTTCCAGGTTCATGATGTCCCTGATGTAAAAATCCTCTGTAATCCTTTTCAGATTACCCAGATCCTCTTTGCCCTGACAAAAAATGCTGACGATGCCCTTGTTACCTGCAAGACCACTAAATGGATTCATTATGAGTTTGAAATCCTTAAGGGCTTCATTCTGATTAAAGTTAAAAACTGCGGGAACACAGTTTCTCCCGAAAACCAAACCAAGCTCTTCCAGCCGTTCTTTTCTACCAAGGATGTAAATCAAGGCTCAGGACTTTCCCTCAGCATCTCCAAAGGCATGGCCATGGATCATAAAGGGGATTTGTATTTTGAAATGGATGAGTACTCAACGAGCTTTGTTCTTAAACTACCTATTACCCAATAA
- a CDS encoding DNA gyrase subunit A, with translation MKDNQQALHSMTAVPLEALVKEEYRTYQIYTLMDRAIPYLQDGLKPSQRRILFTLWKNSNKGLIKVSSLTGLVLTLHPHGPASVEQSIVNLAQDYTFSNNYPLIDKKGYFGERMETQAAAARYIECKLGKVAELLLFDDMNQVEMVPNYDEKVMEPMGLLPKLPIMLLNGAEGIGTGFSSVIPSFNHEDIIKSMISFIETGKIKKIKPYFRYYTDKVEIDEKGRIITKMSFKQVGEKIFITEVPKGYDAQKIYRHLNKHMDNDFLKDYIDSSVDNVINVELIFKRGQTPTLAEVEKTMGTISSIVPNYTLITEKGVKVFNAVEEILEVFTVQRLAVTKRRYELLIKDYEDRLTKNNEIIRFIREKHYAIAEKKANRKDYIDYLSKQKFTYAEYLADMAIYRMTKEEVEKRQLLIKEETSALNEFRKVLKSPEQIKKKLIEELEDTGKKLSAIMNDKESEKKRNFAKAKAEKTKTRH, from the coding sequence ATGAAAGATAATCAACAAGCACTACATTCAATGACGGCCGTGCCTCTTGAGGCACTGGTAAAAGAAGAATACAGAACCTATCAGATCTATACGCTGATGGATCGCGCGATTCCATACCTTCAGGATGGGTTGAAGCCTTCTCAACGTCGTATTCTTTTCACTCTTTGGAAGAACTCGAACAAAGGTCTCATTAAAGTAAGCTCACTTACTGGTCTTGTTCTGACTCTTCACCCACACGGTCCGGCATCGGTTGAGCAATCAATCGTAAACCTTGCTCAAGACTATACTTTCTCGAATAACTACCCACTTATCGATAAGAAGGGTTACTTCGGGGAAAGAATGGAAACTCAGGCGGCCGCTGCCCGTTACATTGAGTGTAAATTAGGGAAAGTTGCTGAACTTCTTCTTTTCGATGATATGAACCAGGTTGAAATGGTTCCTAACTATGATGAGAAAGTCATGGAGCCAATGGGACTTCTTCCGAAACTTCCTATCATGCTTCTAAACGGAGCTGAAGGTATCGGAACTGGTTTCTCTTCGGTGATTCCAAGCTTTAACCACGAAGATATTATCAAGTCGATGATCTCATTCATCGAGACTGGTAAAATCAAAAAGATTAAACCTTATTTCCGTTATTACACTGATAAAGTGGAAATTGATGAGAAGGGAAGAATCATCACTAAGATGAGCTTCAAGCAAGTGGGCGAGAAGATCTTCATTACTGAAGTTCCTAAGGGCTACGATGCTCAGAAGATTTACCGTCATCTTAATAAGCACATGGATAACGATTTCTTGAAGGATTACATCGATTCTTCGGTGGATAACGTGATCAATGTGGAGCTTATCTTTAAGCGCGGTCAAACACCGACACTTGCAGAAGTCGAGAAGACCATGGGTACGATCAGCTCGATCGTTCCTAACTACACACTTATTACTGAAAAAGGTGTGAAGGTTTTCAACGCTGTAGAAGAAATTCTGGAAGTGTTCACGGTTCAGCGTCTTGCTGTAACAAAACGTCGTTACGAGCTTCTTATTAAAGATTACGAAGACCGTTTAACAAAGAACAACGAGATCATCCGCTTCATCCGTGAAAAGCACTATGCAATCGCTGAGAAGAAGGCCAACCGTAAAGACTATATCGACTATCTATCTAAGCAGAAGTTTACTTATGCTGAGTACTTGGCCGATATGGCGATCTACCGTATGACTAAGGAAGAAGTTGAGAAACGTCAGCTTCTTATCAAGGAAGAAACAAGCGCTCTTAACGAGTTCAGAAAGGTCCTAAAATCGCCTGAGCAAATTAAGAAGAAGCTTATCGAAGAGCTGGAAGATACCGGCAAAAAACTATCGGCCATCATGAATGATAAAGAGTCCGAGAAGAAAAGAAACTTCGCTAAAGCTAAAGCTGAAAAAACCAAGACAAGACACTAA
- a CDS encoding GNAT family N-acetyltransferase translates to MQVLRIKPIDTHHIRHKMLRPNGTLDDCIFQGDNDEMTFHLGAFVDKKLVSVASFYFERNEKFTDQYQYRLRGMATLPEYQGQGLSSALLRTAFPVIKQNQCTLLWCNAREKAMGFYTKVGFQPSGEFFSIPHIGKHVLMSIKID, encoded by the coding sequence GTGCAAGTTTTAAGAATCAAACCTATTGATACCCATCACATCAGACATAAAATGCTGCGTCCAAATGGTACGCTCGATGATTGTATCTTTCAGGGTGATAATGATGAGATGACATTTCACCTGGGCGCCTTCGTAGACAAAAAGCTCGTGAGTGTTGCTTCTTTCTACTTCGAACGTAACGAAAAATTTACAGATCAATATCAGTACCGCCTGCGTGGCATGGCCACCCTTCCTGAATATCAAGGACAGGGTCTGTCATCAGCACTATTAAGAACCGCTTTCCCAGTAATCAAACAAAACCAGTGTACACTTTTGTGGTGTAATGCCCGTGAAAAGGCCATGGGGTTTTATACGAAAGTTGGTTTCCAGCCATCTGGTGAGTTCTTTTCAATTCCTCATATTGGAAAACATGTCTTGATGTCTATCAAGATTGATTAG
- a CDS encoding signal peptidase II, which yields MNKRFLISGLILVISIVVDQLTKWWGMTLSTLHFNQGFIMGLYANLPDNIRIVALGCFAGLVFFVYVFLMYIIPSRASILKYGLSLLVGGMFGNVIDKIIYGKTIDFIPFNGTVFNFADVFLWVGVALVLFVIFGKEKLVWHPDSMRGNYLIWPKEQYKVGLNFALVVFSCSLILGIFSFSFFNTSVSPFITNKQHLMLTYFLTYILITLLFCSMAFLAGIVISHKSAGPLYAFELYVDDLIEGKDRKLTFRDGDNYRDLEQVADRLRDYINKHK from the coding sequence ATGAACAAAAGATTTCTTATATCAGGATTAATCCTGGTGATAAGTATAGTAGTGGATCAGCTCACCAAATGGTGGGGGATGACCCTTTCTACCCTGCATTTCAATCAGGGTTTTATCATGGGTCTCTATGCAAATCTTCCCGACAATATTCGAATTGTGGCCCTGGGCTGTTTTGCGGGGCTGGTGTTTTTCGTTTACGTGTTCTTGATGTACATCATTCCATCACGCGCGAGTATTTTGAAATACGGTCTTTCACTTTTAGTAGGTGGAATGTTTGGAAACGTGATCGATAAAATTATCTATGGAAAAACCATCGACTTCATTCCGTTCAATGGAACTGTTTTTAATTTCGCCGATGTCTTCTTGTGGGTCGGGGTCGCACTGGTTTTGTTCGTCATTTTCGGGAAAGAAAAGCTCGTTTGGCATCCAGATTCTATGAGAGGCAATTATCTTATCTGGCCCAAAGAGCAGTACAAGGTCGGATTAAACTTTGCGTTGGTAGTTTTTTCATGCTCTTTGATTTTAGGGATATTTTCATTTTCGTTTTTTAACACCTCGGTTTCACCATTTATCACGAACAAACAGCACCTCATGCTGACGTATTTTCTAACTTATATTTTGATCACTTTATTATTCTGCTCCATGGCCTTCCTGGCCGGAATTGTAATTAGTCACAAAAGTGCGGGCCCTCTCTACGCTTTTGAACTTTATGTAGATGATTTAATTGAAGGGAAGGACCGTAAGCTCACTTTCCGTGATGGCGACAACTATCGTGACCTCGAACAGGTGGCCGATCGTCTCCGAGATTACATTAATAAGCATAAATGA